The Mycolicibacterium cosmeticum DNA window CCTCGGGACTCGTCGACACCCTGCGCACCGACACCGGCGAATCGGTGTACCGGCGCTGCTCCGAACATCACCATCACCACCTGGTGTGCCGAGCCTGTGGGTCGACCGTGGAGGTCGAGGGCGGCGCGGCCGAGGCCTGGGCCGAAAGCGTCGCCGCCGAACACGGTTTCACGGATGTCAGCCACACCATCGAAATTTTCGGAGTGTGCGGATCTTGCGCCAGCTGACGGTCACCAAGGGGTCAAGCCACACCATCGAGATCTTCGGAGTGTGCGGTTCCTGCGCCGTCAACTGACGCGCGCGAACTCCAGCACGGGATCCAGCGTCAGCGGCGCCAGTTCGATATCCCCCGGCGCGTGCGGGTCCACCCACGCCATCTCGGCGATCTCCGCGGCCGGCCGCGGCGGGCCGTCGAGGCGCACCCGGAACAGGTCCGCGGCCACCCGGTGCCCCGGTTCATTGGCGGCCGCCGCATCGTGATGGCCCAGCGGGATGACCGAGGCCTCGACGACGCCGACACCCAGCTCCTCCCGGATCTCGCGGTGCAGGGCCTGCACAGGCGTCTCGCCGGGCTCCAGTTTTCCGCCGGGTTGCATGAACGCCGTCGTGCCGCGCTTGCGCACCACCAGCACATGGTTGCGGTCGTCGAGCACGACGGCCGCCACGATGCGGATGACCGGACCCGTCACGCCAGCAGCGCCCGTCGCACATCGGCCCCGGTGGACAACACCATCAGCAGCAGCGTGCCCAGCGCCTCGTCGGTCAGCCCGGCGGCCGGAAAGTTGTAGCGCAGCAACACATCTGCCGTCTTTGAAGCCTGCTTGCGGGAGTTGCCGCCTGCGCCGGCGCCCTTCTCCGTCAATGACACGGTCCCCAACAGGGTGTTGTGCGCGTGGTCGCCGACCGCGGCCCGCAGTTTCGCGTCCAGGGGCAGATCCCAGGCCAGCATCTGCGTCAGGGCCACCATGTCCAGGCCCTCGGCGATGGTCACCACCCGCAGCGACGAGAAGGTGCCGTCATGTTGCACGGTGAGCGACCCGTCGTCCTCGTGGGTGGTGGACAGGATCGCCTCGGCGACGGCGGCCAACCGCTGCTGCAACGACATGGTCAGGCTCTGCCGAAACGCCGGTTGCGGTTGACGTACTCCTCGCACGCCGCCCACAGGTCGCGCCGGTCGTAGTCCGGCCACAGCTTGTCCTGGAAGACGTACTCCGCATACGCGGCCTGCCACAGCATGAAGTTGCTGGCACGCTGCTCCCCCGACGTCCGGATGAACAGGTCGACATCGGGGATGTCCGGGCGGTGCAGATGCTTGGCGAAGGCGGCCTCGGAGATGCGCGACGGGTTCAACTTGCCCTCTGCGGCCTCCTCGGCCAGTGCCCGCGCCGCCTCGACGATCTCGGTGCGCCCGCCGTAGTTCACGCAGTAATTGACCGTGATGACGTCGTTGCCGACCGTCATCTGCTCGGCGATGTCGAACTCCTTGATGACACTGCTCCACATCCGCGGCCGCGACCCGACCCAGCGCATGTTGACGCCCATGGCATCCAGATTCTCCCGGCGGCGGCGCACCACCTCCCGGTTGAAGCCCATCAGGAAACGCACCTCCTCGGTGGAGCGTTTCCAGTTCTCGGTGGAGAAGGCATACACCGACAGGTGCTTGATGCCGAGCTCGATGGCACCGCACGTGATGTCGATGAGCACCGCCTCGCCCATCTTGTGCCCCTCGGTCCGGCCCAGGCCGCGCTGGGTGGCCCAACGGCCGTTGCCGTCCATCACCACCGCGACATGGTTGGGCACCTGGTCGGCGGGGATCTGCGGGGCGGCCGCCTTGGACGGATGCTGGGGCGGGCGGGAGAACCGGCCGTTGGTGCGGGCCGGGAGCTCCGGGAACACCACCGGCCAGGTCGACGTGTCGGGGAAAACCGGATAGTCGTCAGGCGCCGGGGGCAGCTGTGGGTACGTGGACTTGCCCGTCTTGCCCCGTTTGGTTGCCATGCGCCATATCCTGCCCGAACACCCTCGCGCGGCGTTCGAGGCCCACGGTATCGACCCGGAAACGGGCGATCTGCTCGTCGCGCACCCGGTCATCACCCCGCTCGACCAGTGGCAATGTCCGCAGTTGACGTTCCAGATGCCACTGCAGGTGGGCCGCGACAAGCCCGCTGGCCTGGCTGCGGTGCGACGACGTGGAAGTCTCGGCGAACTCCCAGTCCCCGTCGTGCAGGGCGACCATCAGATCCAGCACGGCCTGCGCGGGCGTCGCCGAACCCGACGGCCGGCAGTGCACGCAGACGCTGCCACCCGCGGCGATGTGGAAGGCCCGGTGCGGTCCCGGCGCGGCGCACCGGGCGCATTCGGACAGCGCCGGAGCCCAGCCCGCGATCCCCATCGCCCGCAGCAGATAGGAGTCCAGCACCAGCTCCCGCGGCCGCCGACCGGCCGCGACGGCCCGCAGTGCCGCCACCGTCAGGCTGTGCAGCTCCGGCACCGGGGCGTGCTCCTCACCGGCCAGCCGTTCGGCAGTCTCCAGCATGGCGCACGCGCACGTGTAGCGGCCGTAGTCGTTGACGATGTCGGCGGCGAACGCGTCGATGGACTGCACCTGGGTGACGATGTCCAGATTGCGGCCGGGGTGCAGTTGAACGTCGATGTGCGCGAACGGCTCCAGCCGGGCCCCGAACTTGCTGCGGGTGCGCCGCACCCCCTTGGCGACGGCACGGACCACGCCGTGCTCGCGGGTGAGCAGCGTCACGATCCGGTCGGCCTCGCCGAGCTTGTGCTGGCGCAGCACCACCGCTCGATCCCGGTACAACCGCATCGGGCCAGTCTCCCATCGCGTGCCGACACCGGCCGCGCCGCAACGCCGGATATCCTCAAATTCAGCATGGCTCCCAACCCAGAACCACCCACCCAGAAGCTGTCCAGCGGTACCCTTCCCACCCTCACCCAGCAGCTGTACCGGCTCGCCAGCGGCGCCACCACATCGCAAGAGCTGGTCCGCCAGTCGCTCGATGCGATCGAGGCCAGCCAGCCCACGCTCAACGCGTTCCGGGTGGTCCTGGCCGACAGCGCGATCGCCGACGCCGCCGAAGCCGACCGCAAACGCGCTGCGGGCCA harbors:
- a CDS encoding Fur family transcriptional regulator; this translates as MSTPVRATRQRAAISALLENIADFRSAQELHDELRQRGENIGLTTVYRTLQSMATSGLVDTLRTDTGESVYRRCSEHHHHHLVCRACGSTVEVEGGAAEAWAESVAAEHGFTDVSHTIEIFGVCGSCAS
- a CDS encoding NUDIX hydrolase, yielding MTGPVIRIVAAVVLDDRNHVLVVRKRGTTAFMQPGGKLEPGETPVQALHREIREELGVGVVEASVIPLGHHDAAAANEPGHRVAADLFRVRLDGPPRPAAEIAEMAWVDPHAPGDIELAPLTLDPVLEFARVS
- a CDS encoding decaprenyl diphosphate synthase, which gives rise to MATKRGKTGKSTYPQLPPAPDDYPVFPDTSTWPVVFPELPARTNGRFSRPPQHPSKAAAPQIPADQVPNHVAVVMDGNGRWATQRGLGRTEGHKMGEAVLIDITCGAIELGIKHLSVYAFSTENWKRSTEEVRFLMGFNREVVRRRRENLDAMGVNMRWVGSRPRMWSSVIKEFDIAEQMTVGNDVITVNYCVNYGGRTEIVEAARALAEEAAEGKLNPSRISEAAFAKHLHRPDIPDVDLFIRTSGEQRASNFMLWQAAYAEYVFQDKLWPDYDRRDLWAACEEYVNRNRRFGRA
- the recO gene encoding DNA repair protein RecO yields the protein MRLYRDRAVVLRQHKLGEADRIVTLLTREHGVVRAVAKGVRRTRSKFGARLEPFAHIDVQLHPGRNLDIVTQVQSIDAFAADIVNDYGRYTCACAMLETAERLAGEEHAPVPELHSLTVAALRAVAAGRRPRELVLDSYLLRAMGIAGWAPALSECARCAAPGPHRAFHIAAGGSVCVHCRPSGSATPAQAVLDLMVALHDGDWEFAETSTSSHRSQASGLVAAHLQWHLERQLRTLPLVERGDDRVRDEQIARFRVDTVGLERRARVFGQDMAHGNQTGQDGQVHVPTAAPGA